One Fusobacterium nucleatum genomic window carries:
- a CDS encoding AAA family ATPase has translation MEELIARLEIFSEENNMSYTKIAKAMGVGASTLSEWRKGTYTGDNEAFSEKVEDFLNRHKRKIKRINFSVNTDVKKRVFHVLNTIKKYVSSNITEGIIESAKIGYIYGRAGLGKTHALQEWLKTYGGRGVLITAENGISSVGLIKKLARELKLDTSGSSETLKDRIKDAVKLTETIIIIDEGEHLKANVIDIIRSIADQTGVGVVIAGTEVLKSKILSRKKEYEYLYSRAVVNMSLKDLAIDDISNIVKEFLKNEIELYKESELQTLISYINITVRGSARNLANVLTASYEIALQNNSLKIEKKYIDAALSTLAL, from the coding sequence ATGGAAGAGTTAATAGCAAGATTAGAAATATTTTCTGAGGAAAATAATATGAGTTATACAAAAATAGCAAAAGCTATGGGTGTAGGAGCAAGTACACTGAGTGAATGGAGAAAAGGGACATATACAGGTGATAATGAAGCCTTTTCAGAAAAAGTAGAAGACTTTTTAAATAGACATAAAAGAAAAATAAAAAGAATAAATTTTTCTGTAAATACAGATGTAAAGAAAAGAGTGTTTCATGTGTTGAATACTATAAAAAAATATGTAAGTTCTAACATAACAGAAGGGATTATAGAAAGTGCAAAAATAGGCTATATTTATGGAAGAGCAGGACTTGGAAAGACACATGCTCTACAAGAATGGTTAAAAACTTATGGTGGCAGAGGAGTTTTAATAACAGCAGAAAATGGAATATCTAGTGTAGGGCTTATTAAAAAGTTAGCAAGAGAGCTAAAGCTTGATACAAGTGGAAGTTCTGAAACTCTAAAAGACAGAATAAAAGATGCCGTAAAACTAACAGAAACTATCATAATCATAGATGAAGGAGAGCACTTAAAAGCAAATGTAATTGACATTATTAGAAGCATTGCAGACCAAACAGGTGTAGGAGTGGTTATTGCTGGAACTGAAGTATTAAAAAGTAAGATTTTATCAAGAAAAAAAGAATATGAATATCTGTATTCAAGAGCAGTTGTAAATATGTCTTTAAAAGATTTGGCAATAGATGATATTTCAAATATTGTAAAAGAATTTCTAAAAAATGAAATAGAGCTATATAAAGAAAGTGAACTACAAACATTAATCAGTTACATAAATATAACTGTAAGAGGATCAGCAAGAAACTTAGCAAATGTTTTAACAGCAAGCTATGAAATAGCTTTACAAAACAATTCATTAAAGATTGAAAAAAAATATATAGATGCAGCATTATCAACATTAGCACTTTAA
- a CDS encoding Mu transposase C-terminal domain-containing protein translates to MTKEYLLEDLQRLFEKTRTQALRFAQLQGWTVEKKKIGKVYKNVYKASEVDAYRASLVEVKEEKEKKVATRTVAKKEATAIDELPSWNQRVANARFILCMKLEEKYEEGGDSKEEIIKKFVKEASKNYPQQLEILKKLTVPTLRRWWGIYIKNKHNPLALASGHGTTKGIRRVKEEVLETAKMLYFSKNKPKITFVFERIVAMFGVEAISYGTLRNYLNKDINIIEKNKARMGSKEFKDTHTPYIERSYEDIKAGEVWMSDGHDLEMMCYQGNRKKANGERYFGSPKLIVWIDVKSRFIVGWSLAWSETTEAIAIALKRGIEKYGVPQHIYTDNGKAYKSKVLKGTDELNGIYASLGIDVDHAKAYNAQAKHIERWFVDFKESFTKEFATYKGGNIIERPEHLRSFAMQKLDKGEILEQWELEELIEKFIETKNHNYYALRRAAGLKAHRGRGMNNRTPLEVFEEENPVANRRMLSEQEIRLLFLYEEIRTIKQNGIEFMGNTYVNEYLYYHQTEKAKIKYDPHDLTYIYVYQETGEFLCKAEQLGLAGWKDVTAIKTHKKRLQKISKLSKEIMGIREDIRDDLGLIDSTIVEETKTIANKKNKEKEKILIGEGIYLED, encoded by the coding sequence ATGACAAAAGAATACTTATTAGAAGATTTACAAAGACTCTTTGAAAAAACTAGAACTCAGGCTTTAAGATTTGCACAGTTACAAGGCTGGACTGTTGAAAAGAAAAAAATAGGAAAAGTTTATAAAAATGTATATAAGGCTTCTGAGGTGGATGCATATAGAGCTTCACTGGTAGAAGTTAAGGAAGAAAAAGAAAAGAAAGTAGCAACTAGGACAGTGGCAAAGAAAGAAGCAACAGCTATTGATGAGCTACCAAGTTGGAATCAACGGGTTGCTAATGCTAGATTTATTCTTTGTATGAAATTGGAAGAAAAGTATGAGGAAGGTGGAGATAGTAAAGAAGAAATTATAAAGAAGTTTGTAAAAGAGGCAAGTAAAAATTATCCACAGCAGTTAGAAATTTTGAAAAAACTAACAGTACCTACACTTCGTAGGTGGTGGGGAATATATATAAAAAATAAACATAATCCACTGGCTTTGGCTTCTGGACATGGGACAACTAAGGGAATAAGAAGAGTAAAAGAAGAGGTTTTAGAAACTGCTAAAATGCTTTATTTTAGTAAAAACAAGCCAAAAATTACATTTGTATTTGAGAGAATAGTTGCAATGTTTGGAGTTGAGGCAATCAGCTATGGTACTTTAAGAAATTATCTTAATAAAGATATAAACATTATTGAAAAGAATAAAGCAAGAATGGGAAGCAAAGAGTTTAAAGACACTCATACACCATACATTGAAAGAAGCTACGAGGACATAAAAGCTGGAGAAGTTTGGATGTCAGACGGACATGACTTGGAAATGATGTGCTATCAAGGAAATAGAAAAAAAGCAAATGGAGAAAGATACTTCGGATCTCCAAAGCTAATAGTCTGGATTGATGTAAAAAGTAGATTTATAGTGGGTTGGAGCTTAGCTTGGAGTGAAACAACAGAAGCAATTGCAATAGCTCTAAAAAGGGGAATTGAAAAGTATGGAGTTCCTCAACATATTTACACAGATAATGGTAAAGCATATAAATCTAAGGTCTTAAAGGGGACTGATGAGCTTAATGGGATATATGCAAGTTTAGGAATAGATGTAGACCATGCAAAAGCATACAATGCACAAGCCAAGCACATAGAAAGGTGGTTTGTAGATTTTAAAGAAAGTTTTACAAAAGAATTTGCTACTTATAAGGGTGGAAACATTATAGAAAGACCTGAGCATCTTAGAAGTTTTGCAATGCAAAAACTAGATAAGGGAGAAATATTAGAACAGTGGGAACTTGAAGAGCTAATAGAAAAGTTCATAGAAACTAAAAATCATAATTATTATGCTTTGAGAAGAGCTGCTGGGCTGAAAGCACATAGAGGTAGAGGAATGAATAATAGAACTCCACTTGAAGTGTTTGAAGAAGAAAATCCTGTTGCAAATAGAAGAATGTTGTCAGAACAAGAGATCAGGCTATTATTCTTATATGAAGAAATAAGAACTATAAAGCAAAATGGTATTGAATTTATGGGAAATACTTATGTTAATGAATACTTATATTATCATCAAACAGAAAAGGCAAAGATTAAGTATGATCCTCATGATTTAACTTACATTTATGTATATCAGGAAACTGGGGAATTTTTATGCAAAGCTGAACAATTAGGACTTGCTGGTTGGAAAGATGTTACTGCTATTAAAACACATAAAAAGAGATTACAAAAAATTAGCAAGTTAAGTAAAGAAATTATGGGAATAAGAGAAGACATAAGAGATGATTTAGGTTTAATTGATAGCACAATAGTTGAAGAAACTAAGACTATAGCAAATAAGAAAAATAAAGAAAAGGAAAAAATACTTATAGGTGAAGGTATATACTTAGAAGATTAG